DNA sequence from the Pseudophryne corroboree isolate aPseCor3 chromosome 6, aPseCor3.hap2, whole genome shotgun sequence genome:
TCCGGCGCTGATCCCTCCTCCCCCTGCTGCATCACTCACACCCCCCTAAAGACAGGGGTGTGCCGTGAGTCGAGGGGGGTGTGGACTTGCGGCATGCCTCCATTTACATGGTGATGGGCGAGGGCACGCGACACGCACACAGGGGAAGCAGAGGCGTGGACTCGCACACTCCTCCATTTCTATTGAGATGAGAGGGGAGGCTGGGGAGCAGGCAGACCAGagagcggccgctcctgattggctgccggtccacggcagattttaaatagtagcgccACGGTCATCATAGGAGCCATTGCCGCACCAAAGGCCGCCCACCACAGCCTCCTCCTACGTTGCACCACCGCTGCCCTCAGTCCTCCTCtgccaccctcagtccttctctgcacctccacaACATCTCCAAAGACCACAGCCTCCCCCGCCCCGCGCCGACCACAGCCTACTCATGCACcgcagctgctaaataggtaatcttaccctgctgcctttctctctctctctctctccctagtccctactgtatgctcgTGCTGTCCCTgtctttgtcactctccctgtgcctgctgtcactttccctgttcctctgtcactctccctgtccctgctgtcactttccctgtccctctgtcaatctccctgtccctgccgtcactttccctgtcactctcactgtccctgctgtcatcttCCCTGTCTctcagtcactctccctgtccttgtgtccctgctgtcactttccctgtccctgctgtcactctccctgaattttgtctcattgcatgtggcataatgtgaatttcggctcataccaggggctataatgtgaatttcggctcataccctgtgctataatgtgaattttgggtaatactgtgtgctataatgtgaattttgggtcatactgtgtgctataatgtgaatttttggtcatcctgtgtgctataatgtgaattttgggtcatactgtgtgctataatgtgaattttggttcattctgtgtgctacaatgtgaatttcggctcataccgtgtgctataatgtgcagtttgggtcatttagtgtgctataatgtgaaaggggcaccagtactaaagagtataaggggtcctactattgtggtgcaaaatgtgcaTAAGGGgtagtaaactacactgaaggacacaccccttttgcatgtccacgccccctttttccaGAGCACACGCATCTCTTCGGCGCGTGCATAGTTACAaccttaacttttccatacccccacctcaaaatttccacttcgaccactatatatatatatatatatatatatatatatatatatatatataatatttatacacacacagatatgtcCTCCCTCATCTAACGTGCGAACAGGCCATGCGTGCATACTAGCTGCGACCACCATCAtgcggtggctgtggaacttattacATGCTGTGTCTGCACTTTTTCACTTTAGGGGGCTCAATAtcttcatttaatttttttttttttatgttgggggggggggggggggctgaaaggTGTAAGTGATTACAATAAACTTCCAACAAGTGAGTGCAAGTGGTGTGGTGTTCTGACTTCCTCCCCTGAAACAGGCCATTATTTTCCCCATGTCTAATTTCAGTGTGTTTTTGACtttgttttgttcttttttttttttgttcaccttcctccaccaatgtaaaaaaaaaaaaaaaaacaccacccaaCACTACTACCGCCAACAGAACCCTGATGGGATGTTTAAAGCCTGCTTACATATATTTTAGACTGGTCCTATATGAAAAGGCTGGCTATGACTAAAAGTATCTAAAAAGGTGAAATTGCAAAGAAAGATAATATTTTTGAAAGTCCCactttaattgaaaaaaaaaaattaaaaaaaattgggaacttttttttattttttgctgtttCAGAGCAGCGGATTGGAGCTCTTCTGAATATGTCATTGAACAGGGCCAGCATCTGACCTTGTCTGACAGTATACACTATATGCACATTCCAGTGCCACTTTTTGTACCAGATTCTGCTGAAGTACAGGCAGCAGCTATTGCAGTGTTTTCAGGGGGTGTGATATGCTTTACCGGCGATCGGGATGACGGAGGCAATAAggccgacaccggcatcctgatgCTGAGAATCTCGTCACTGGTCGGTTAACTATAGTtaccctttcctttcctttcctttccgcagcctaaccataaccctcagggccggattaagccttgggggtgcctggtgcactttGGATAAGGGGATCCTGATGGAGGTGGGGGGCAGTGTATAAGATTgtacatacctcacaacatgacctattactggagggataaaatgctctgtacatggacttccctcttaatatatgattggtgtcacctgtgtagaactatttcattgataagaaaggtgtttcaacacaggtgattgcaatcataacttaagtggGAAGTTCAACTTGGTAGAAcaggcatttccaaccacggtcctcaaggcacaccaacagtgcaggttttagtgatagccaggcttcagcacagatggttaaatcaaaataactgaggtactaattaagtcaactgtgttcaagcatggatatcactaaaaccaggactgttagtgtgccttgagaggaccgtggttgggaaacactgtggtagaaagcattttgtccctcctggaatgggtcacatTGGGATGTATGGACTGTgcatattaaatttagcccaatggtgtatatttgatttttaatattagtttaataatgcctgggtactgtttcttacctccacctaattgaaagacaactattttataaaatgttcttgtagtggaacaaagacaacttaaacaaccttccaCATACACATAGAAAAGTAAAATCTACAATGTATCTtgccacatgcaaaaatagcagcagcctctgtactacttacacactgggacaggactctgtgtgtgtgtgtgtggtctctctagaccaggcatgtccaaactgcggccctccagctgttgtgaaactacatatcccagcatgccctgacacagttttgctgtcagggcatgctgggatgtgtagtttctcaacagctggagggctgcaatttggacatgcctgctctagaccctcattagataacaagttacacaggactcagacacccaggtgtgagagagctgtaagtgacacagctctctccaccctcctatctctcctctgattGGGAATCTCCGTTGATAGTTCATGAAAccagatactcctgtgtctctgtctgcactgcattctgtcctgctcacattctggctgtctggttctgctgctgcataaaaaGGGAAAGCTAATGATgttagtgtgctctggccgggggtgggggggccctgacagaggggggcctggggtatagtatgccctgcatccctccTTTAATCTGAGTATGCTAACCCTTCccagtggtgtctaaacctaacacctcctccccacagcctaaacccatacttgcctacctgaccctctccatgagggagaaaatgctctgttcctggactttcctggtaatgtatgattgccatcacctgtggtgaaacacctttcctatcaattaactagctcaccacaggtgatggcaatcatacattaccaggaaagtccaggaacagagcattttctccctcatggagagggtcaggtaggcaagtatgcctaaacctaactctccctttcccactgcctaacccccccccccccaggggtgcctaaccctccctccctttcccccctaaccctcccttccagcagcctaaccctaccctgctTAACCCTAacgcccccaggggtgcctaatccAAATTCTCCCCAGGGCTGCCTAAACCAGGTGTCTGCATTCTGGTGTTGGCATTTCGTTTGCTGTCGGAGTTCTGGCGCCGGCATACTGACCGCATCTCGTTTTCAGGAAGGTGAGACTGCTTTGTTTATGTTGTCACTGGAAGTATTACGTTTGTGACTGACACTTTGGTTAAAGCCAGTGGGAAAATATGGGAGTCATTTGGGACCTCTGTCACTTCAGTTTGTCATGGATTAATgatgtgatataaaaaaaaaaggacataTATTTATTTTTGCATGGTACGAGCAATCTTGAGCTGTATTGTAAACTTCTTCCCTTTTTCCTTTACAGGGTATGAGCGGAACTTTTGCAAGTTTGAGACCACAAACATGCTTGTGAATTATGCATATGACTCCATCCTTCATTACTCCAGGTAGGACTAGCGACACTCCTGCACCGTAAGACCTGTATTCATTCCGACTGCTTAAAAGGGCATGCCTGGTGAGCTCTGCAGTCTAATGAACTAGCTAAATTATAATGAGAATGAGGCTTTTATACATTCAGCCCTAATCTTTACATTGGAAATGGAAAATTAAACACAGGGTTTGAGAACCTTTGTCAAACAAATATGCTTGTATTTCTTAAGGTAAGGTAGCGAGAAGGAAATTGGATGGAAGGTTGCTACTAGTTGTGAATGTACTTATTACATTTGTCTGAAAACATTCTTATAAAGTTTAAGTGAGGAATCCTGTCAGGCAGGGTGTGcccccactggcgtatctatattgggtgcggtgcacacggggtcCTGGGTCTAGGAGggcccacacaccgcacaccctacacccatttaaTTATATGTACCGCTCTGTTGGCTCGGCGCTGTCTGCGGAGCTGCAGTAAGCAATGGGAAAATGGCCCCTGCGGCCATTTTCTGGTGATTCATGCATGCGCAccagagatgtccccaggaacgcgGCAAGGAGACATGCGTGATGCCAGAGTTTACTGCACCGCCAGAGAGGTAGGGGCCCaatcggagcctgcacacgggccactCTCTTTAAGCGCCTTTGTGTGCCCCCTGTGGACCGTTTACGTTTAACTTCTGTAGATGTAACTGTCTGAGGGGAAGATGCATCagaccttggatagagataaagtaccaaccaataaactTTTAGctacaatgttacaggctgtgttcgtggttggtactttatctctctcttctttaTCGTTCttcaaggtttgatatatctcccccttttGTTTCGTTTTTTTGTGTGACAGATATATTGCTTATTGTTCCATACATGTCTTATTCGTTCAAAGAGACTTGTATAGAATGGGAGATCAGTTAGCAACATGGTGTGCGGGGGTTTAATTAGGATAGATGTAAAGTTTTATTTTTTGTGAGAAAATATATATAACTTGTAATAACTATATAAGCTATATTGGGGCAGGCACTATATTAACCAGTGCTGTACATAGAATATTTAGTCattgacatcagtccctgtcccaatgGGGTATCCAGACAAAAATGTCTACCATACAAGCATAATCTCTCTAGGGTCTATTTTGTCtaccttggtaaatctgacagctttacATGCCCCATAAAGACCTACAGGAGCTGCGGCTGCTGTCTgaaatggagggactgcagcagatatttccAATGTCATCAGACATTCAATGATGATTATTCAATGATCAATAGACCCCTATGTATTAAAACCACTATTCTTTGCATTGCAGCAGAGCATTCAGCAAGGACGGAAGTGCAACAATCTTACCCATTGGTGGCCATGCCAGCACCGAGATTGGTCAAAGGGTAAAGCTCAGCATCTCAGACATTCTGAGGGTCAACAAATACTATTACTGCCCACAATATACACCCTCACCTGGTAAGAACAATTCTTATGGGTGAAACGCTGCAATTGGACAGCTAACGGTTACATGCAAGGGTTTCTTATGATCCGTCTCTCTATATGCCGGGCGGTCGAGCAGATTGCCAGGAGGCGGAGCGGCTCGGCCTGCCCATGTCTCTGTGTGCTGGGCCGAGCGCCGGGTAGCTTACAGTATATATTTACCCAGCCATTTAGTGTTCAGCATGAATGTGCCCACCCATGCCTACCTTACCATCTCTGAATTTATAAAGAGAAGTCTGAGCACTTGGGGAAAGTTAGTTACTGTAGGTCTGTTTTTAGCTTTCTTGTTGTTAACTGCATCCTAAATAAAGGTGTAGGATGGGACTGCTCGTCTTCTCTCTcttgggggcctatttatcaatgaacACAATGTCCCAGCACAATTAATGACCTACTGTAACTTGCATCCTAACTATTGGAGCAATTTATCATTACTACGGTGCTGGAACAGCTACTCTAATAAATCAATTGCCTGGCAAAAACCTGATATTGACTGCTAGCGCGCACACAGGACGCAGGACAGGACCACTAGCCCCAGATAATCTTTAGGTGAATACACACTCTGCGATATTTTAGTCAACATAGCTAATTTCCCCCCTTCTGAgtgatattgactaaaatattgaacagtgtgtatgctgcacacggcggttgatGTGTGTTCCCAGGGGTCATTAATGACCCCCTCTGTCAcctgtgcatgcagctcagtttTGGCTATGTTGGCCAAAACTGCATGTTGGGGGCGGCGGCAgggtgacgtcactgaacaataAGTAAGGTACATTACTTTGTGATGTGTTTACTAGTtttcaacagcaggtggcaattagGATAGGAAAACACAGTAGGTCTGTctgattttttgtgtgtgtgtgtgtgtgtgtgtgtgtgtgtgtgtgtcctggtgACTACACAACAACACTGCATCCGTCAAAGTTTTGCTGAACAGAGGGAAAATGCACTAACAGTATGTAGGAAGTCTTTCTGCACACGTACTGTACTTCACTTCTACACACTAAACATATTCATTAAGAGCAATTACAATATGCAATGATACAACTGTACTCTAAGCAAATATATGAAACTTTTACTTTGTGTGCTAATCTCTTGCAGGTGACCATGAAATATTGACACGTGACTCTCCTCCAGTTGCTTTTGAATGTCCCCAAGCAACCACAAATGAAGAGGTGAAACCCAACGAGGGGGTGTTTAGCAAAACTGCTCCGGCTATCAACCGGACCTACACCAATATATCTGAACTCTCCTCCACCAGTCTGCAATCCACGGTCAGCCCAACTCGCATGTTTTCCTACACTGAAATATCTAAGCGCCAAACTACATTGAATGGAATCTCTCAAGAAGAAATTATGTTTAATAGAGTTTCTGTTCCTGCCTTAACCTCcaataccacacaaccaatttcaGAGACAATTTCAGAGACAAGTAGTCATAACTTAAGCAGTGGGGAGCCCACACCCTGGTCTACTACAAGCATGGCTGTGTCCACGGTATTTGAACATCAATCAAGAGTTGGGGATGTCTGGAATGCATCAGATGAGGTAGTTACTGGCTTTGCTATAACTGGAGATTTGGAAGAAACTACACAATTTAATCAGTCTGATAAATTTGTAATTGGCTGCTCCGGAAATCTGAAAAAACACTCTACTACTGCCCGTATGGGATGTCAAGAAGAGATTCCTTCTACAAAAACTATGTTAGACTTCATCCAAGAAACACCAATGCCTGCATCGGAAAAACAAGAAGAAACCACACTTAGCACCCAAAGTACTAACCAACTACCAAACAAGACTTTCGTAAACCTGGTTAGCACTGATCCTGTTGCTTCTCCAGCTACTACACCTGAGCTTCAGTTGAGTACCAGAGAAAAGTGGGATGTACCTATGAAAAGCAGCACATATGCAGATACTAACAAAGAAAAAAAGGAAAGCATTGAAATTAGAACAGCGCAAGGAACCTTTTTGACAACAAAGACGTCTACCATCACTTCAGTGGTGCCAGCTATTACTACACATTTATTGAGTACTGTGATATCGCAGACCTCTGTTATAGTTTCAAAAGGGACTAAGCAAAAGCTTGAAAAAAAAGACTCTAACACTCAAACTTCTGCAAGCCCGCAAAGCACTCTAGCGCAGACTACCAGGGAAGACCTATGGAAGCCTTCTGCACATGTTGCATATAATTATACAGACGATCCAGATTATGCCAACCTAAGCCGAGAGTTCCTAAAAGTAGTTATTAAAAGATCCTTGCCAGAGCCGTTACATCCTTCAGAATCAGGGGAATCCTATGGCTCTAGTACGAAACGATATCAAAGATGGATACATGAAAATCTACAAACCCATTCACACACCAACGCAAGAAAGGCTGTAGTGGTCACATTGGGAAATAAGGTTAAGCGAAGCAGAAGTGCCTTACACAATTTGTTTTCCCAAATAACGGTCTCCGCATCTCTTCCAACCTTACATGAAGTTATTCGGCAAATGCCATATCTGGAAAGGAGTTCAAAAATGAAGACTAATTCTGAGTCTGTCTGTGGCTTTGAGCATGGTTTGTGTGGGTGGAAACAAAGTATCAATGATGATTTTGACTGGAGTTTGTCTTGGGGAAGTTTAAATCCTTATACTGGCTATTTTAAACCTGGAGGTAAGTTTCTGTTTCTctgacagggtccacaggttatccacaggataacattgggatatgatgacgcgacagcggatttgcaccaatcggtcaaagctttcggcctcccagcatgcaacgggcctgtccatatatccccgcctcctggctcaggcaaatcagttttttgtttggtgtggcaggagccggaccatggtcaagagggctgctagttttttagcagccataagctttttttatttttatagtcttactattttttttgagcgatctttctgaaAAGTGacgtaccttagagtcgctccaacaactccccgctgggtcatgacaacacttacccacgagtacagtgctgtttctgcgggcgtctgtgtcggatgtactagcaagtccagcagacgttaccagactgtggccggagcacggggagaaggtaaggcataggTTACGCTTAGAAGGGGAAcacagacacagctgcactgttttgggaggagactatcaaacagtcgctgatgcggctgccacctagggtgcaccagcgctaggccctagggatcataggcttcaggggggtagtatgaggccgtgatccctagggttgatgtcagcagtggtgaGTCAGACACTCCCTTGGTTGTCCCTCCccacggttcatgaccagtttcctccaagtctcccgccatgaactgatttcccgcttctgtctgagacgctgtgtatctaaggggacccagtcgcagcataggcggctgtgtgactggtgcatcagtgttcacttgggcgtctgtgttcactgtaggttcacggggcgagtcTGTGCACtattagcgtctgaatccactcagcgttccctaacgtattgatcgatcctggaagcagggtgagtctcctggtatcccactctactgagtcgggtaatacagcactaagtctctatctacctttgagtacaaatagttgggTAAGTGCTTGATGCATAcgagtctgataactattgctgttgatttctttcactgtgcgactgaatacggttaaatcctatataaggcaatgcagtaatatctttctcctacatacttgaaatgtatttgtagttgataatgtgctcatattgcttatactaatgtataaccagtgactgttgctagtgtgattgctgactttactagaattctgtcagtttttctgtgtattccgatcctcaatgctggtgcaaagcagggtagggtcggattgtgtgtcactttaacagattttaaagtgattacagtcacacatTTTGTAGTAAcattgtacaggtgtgtgatttattgatcatgtctaagagcggtaagggtgaggaaaatacactttccacagcagcaccaatactcatttcatgtttgtcttgcgaagctgggttaacctatcaggatctggttcaaaagggATTATCTGCAAAATGTTATAGTTGACTGAAGCCTCTTAAATAACCGAAGCAAGCACAGGTTCTAGTTGAACCTtaatgggctactttgcacagacattatccaatatagctgagcagacaatgccagctcctataccagggataggttaccttattaacccttacatgcaacattcattctgaggtttatccACCTTGGgaattggcagcctctcaacaaaagcaggctgaaaggccgttggtaagtaaatcacatagacatgaacatcttcacagtctacacatgttttagatgaggattcatcggaggatgaggactcattgcacttcggaggAAGGTctcacctgagctaattagtgctatgtaagccattctatcattagaagaggcagcagagcctgtgttaaatactaaggcaactgtgtttaaatgtcccaaaacagctgacggaaattatgcaagaggtttgggttacgtccagtaagaagttagaattccaggaaatggaattacaattatcctcgtccagctggggactatataggagagtcgatggttttctaaaaaacatttttttttcttgtcttgggcaatcattagaccagccatggcttcatccTGGATGGCGTAAGCAGTGTCAGCCTGTGCTGATGCATTGAAGGAGGatctttcaatagcatctagagagcaaaaatcccatattgcacatatcaaacaggcagcgataAGCGGCCCTTGGATATCGGTACaactgcctctcaggcatcagcttcagcagtagcagctcacagagcgggttggctatgtacatggtaagctgattcagaatccaggaaggttctggagtcttatccTTGTTTACTAGAgcgattctttttggtaaagaattatacagtattttggagtcagaagcagactccaagaaagtgaagtttcctttcaTACATAAATTCAAGCCTAGTTTTCAGCTTTTTCGGTCTTTTCAGAATCAAGGGAAAGGAAAGGgtaatggcaaacagtcccaatccaacaagtctggtaagactaaaaggtattgggctaccagaggactggtttTCAAATctgaaaataagccatcagcctgatggtgcgggactCCACCAGGATGAActgagggtgggaggctgacttcttcagtttgcacagatctggcagcagtctactacagatgcctgcgtgcaagaagcggtatctcacagttatgatctacagccacaccacactggacatgcccaatcttatctgatcttggaagctaagcagtgttggtcctggttagtacttggatggtaaaccacctagaaataccaggtgctgtaggtgttttcaagaaacaccctcattaaaagtttgtaccagcccgtcttcagtgg
Encoded proteins:
- the ASTL gene encoding astacin-like metalloendopeptidase isoform X2 translates to MRLLLVICLLGAGGGESMGSFLSAELWRKNGAGMFGKSLPSTVPPVFTVENRDAILDINGRLFQENDPDKSIVMEGDILKSKGFSTYSPRTLQWPKLNGFVTIPYVLSADYEPDHRKIIQDAFNDLESATCLRFVPRTDQRDFILIEPDLGCYAGIGRTGKKQLVSLSFECLKKGKGVVLHELMHVAGFWHEHSRADRDLYIYINGKSIMSGYERNFCKFETTNMLVNYAYDSILHYSRAFSKDGSATILPIGGHASTEIGQRVKLSISDILRVNKYYYCPQYTPSPGDHEILTRDSPPVAFECPQATTNEEVKPNEGVFSKTAPAINRTYTNISELSSTSLQSTVSPTRMFSYTEISKRQTTLNGISQEEIMFNRVSVPALTSNTTQPISETISETSSHNLSSGEPTPWSTTSMAVSTVFEHQSRVGDVWNASDEVVTGFAITGDLEETTQFNQSDKFVIGCSGNLKKHSTTARMGCQEEIPSTKTMLDFIQETPMPASEKQEETTLSTQSTNQLPNKTFVNLVSTDPVASPATTPELQLSTREKWDVPMKSSTYADTNKEKKESIEIRTAQGTFLTTKTSTITSVVPAITTHLLSTVISQTSVIVSKGTKQKLEKKDSNTQTSASPQSTLAQTTREDLWKPSAHVAYNYTDDPDYANLSREFLKVVIKRSLPEPLHPSESGESYGSSTKRYQRWIHENLQTHSHTNARKAVVVTLGNKVKRSRSALHNLFSQITVSASLPTLHEVIRQMPYLERSSKMKTNSESVCGFEHGLCGWKQSINDDFDWSLSWGSLNPYTGYFKPGGFHLSLKSSPKDVSTEQKALLLSPIIQPFSCMSFWYGSRHSIMGTLNVYILSSTGEKTLLWSTGGQDDVGWTKAQLKLPPHPHPHDLRVVVEGKRSPSSESNTVIDNLFVGKCK
- the ASTL gene encoding astacin-like metalloendopeptidase isoform X3, whose product is MRLLLVICLLGAGGGMFGKSLPSTVPPVFTVENRDAILDINGRLFQENDPDKSIVMEGDILKSKGFSTYSPRTLQWPKLNGFVTIPYVLSADYEPDHRKIIQDAFNDLESATCLRFVPRTDQRDFILIEPDLGCYAGIGRTGKKQLVSLSFECLKKGKGVVLHELMHVAGFWHEHSRADRDLYIYINGKSIMSGYERNFCKFETTNMLVNYAYDSILHYSSRAFSKDGSATILPIGGHASTEIGQRVKLSISDILRVNKYYYCPQYTPSPGDHEILTRDSPPVAFECPQATTNEEVKPNEGVFSKTAPAINRTYTNISELSSTSLQSTVSPTRMFSYTEISKRQTTLNGISQEEIMFNRVSVPALTSNTTQPISETISETSSHNLSSGEPTPWSTTSMAVSTVFEHQSRVGDVWNASDEVVTGFAITGDLEETTQFNQSDKFVIGCSGNLKKHSTTARMGCQEEIPSTKTMLDFIQETPMPASEKQEETTLSTQSTNQLPNKTFVNLVSTDPVASPATTPELQLSTREKWDVPMKSSTYADTNKEKKESIEIRTAQGTFLTTKTSTITSVVPAITTHLLSTVISQTSVIVSKGTKQKLEKKDSNTQTSASPQSTLAQTTREDLWKPSAHVAYNYTDDPDYANLSREFLKVVIKRSLPEPLHPSESGESYGSSTKRYQRWIHENLQTHSHTNARKAVVVTLGNKVKRSRSALHNLFSQITVSASLPTLHEVIRQMPYLERSSKMKTNSESVCGFEHGLCGWKQSINDDFDWSLSWGSLNPYTGYFKPGGFHLSLKSSPKDVSTEQKALLLSPIIQPFSCMSFWYGSRHSIMGTLNVYILSSTGEKTLLWSTGGQDDVGWTKAQLKLPPHPHPHDLRVVVEGKRSPSSESNTVIDNLFVGKCK
- the ASTL gene encoding astacin-like metalloendopeptidase isoform X1, with the translated sequence MRLLLVICLLGAGGGESMGSFLSAELWRKNGAGMFGKSLPSTVPPVFTVENRDAILDINGRLFQENDPDKSIVMEGDILKSKGFSTYSPRTLQWPKLNGFVTIPYVLSADYEPDHRKIIQDAFNDLESATCLRFVPRTDQRDFILIEPDLGCYAGIGRTGKKQLVSLSFECLKKGKGVVLHELMHVAGFWHEHSRADRDLYIYINGKSIMSGYERNFCKFETTNMLVNYAYDSILHYSSRAFSKDGSATILPIGGHASTEIGQRVKLSISDILRVNKYYYCPQYTPSPGDHEILTRDSPPVAFECPQATTNEEVKPNEGVFSKTAPAINRTYTNISELSSTSLQSTVSPTRMFSYTEISKRQTTLNGISQEEIMFNRVSVPALTSNTTQPISETISETSSHNLSSGEPTPWSTTSMAVSTVFEHQSRVGDVWNASDEVVTGFAITGDLEETTQFNQSDKFVIGCSGNLKKHSTTARMGCQEEIPSTKTMLDFIQETPMPASEKQEETTLSTQSTNQLPNKTFVNLVSTDPVASPATTPELQLSTREKWDVPMKSSTYADTNKEKKESIEIRTAQGTFLTTKTSTITSVVPAITTHLLSTVISQTSVIVSKGTKQKLEKKDSNTQTSASPQSTLAQTTREDLWKPSAHVAYNYTDDPDYANLSREFLKVVIKRSLPEPLHPSESGESYGSSTKRYQRWIHENLQTHSHTNARKAVVVTLGNKVKRSRSALHNLFSQITVSASLPTLHEVIRQMPYLERSSKMKTNSESVCGFEHGLCGWKQSINDDFDWSLSWGSLNPYTGYFKPGGFHLSLKSSPKDVSTEQKALLLSPIIQPFSCMSFWYGSRHSIMGTLNVYILSSTGEKTLLWSTGGQDDVGWTKAQLKLPPHPHPHDLRVVVEGKRSPSSESNTVIDNLFVGKCK
- the ASTL gene encoding astacin-like metalloendopeptidase isoform X4, with amino-acid sequence MLGGMFGKSLPSTVPPVFTVENRDAILDINGRLFQENDPDKSIVMEGDILKSKGFSTYSPRTLQWPKLNGFVTIPYVLSADYEPDHRKIIQDAFNDLESATCLRFVPRTDQRDFILIEPDLGCYAGIGRTGKKQLVSLSFECLKKGKGVVLHELMHVAGFWHEHSRADRDLYIYINGKSIMSGYERNFCKFETTNMLVNYAYDSILHYSSRAFSKDGSATILPIGGHASTEIGQRVKLSISDILRVNKYYYCPQYTPSPGDHEILTRDSPPVAFECPQATTNEEVKPNEGVFSKTAPAINRTYTNISELSSTSLQSTVSPTRMFSYTEISKRQTTLNGISQEEIMFNRVSVPALTSNTTQPISETISETSSHNLSSGEPTPWSTTSMAVSTVFEHQSRVGDVWNASDEVVTGFAITGDLEETTQFNQSDKFVIGCSGNLKKHSTTARMGCQEEIPSTKTMLDFIQETPMPASEKQEETTLSTQSTNQLPNKTFVNLVSTDPVASPATTPELQLSTREKWDVPMKSSTYADTNKEKKESIEIRTAQGTFLTTKTSTITSVVPAITTHLLSTVISQTSVIVSKGTKQKLEKKDSNTQTSASPQSTLAQTTREDLWKPSAHVAYNYTDDPDYANLSREFLKVVIKRSLPEPLHPSESGESYGSSTKRYQRWIHENLQTHSHTNARKAVVVTLGNKVKRSRSALHNLFSQITVSASLPTLHEVIRQMPYLERSSKMKTNSESVCGFEHGLCGWKQSINDDFDWSLSWGSLNPYTGYFKPGGFHLSLKSSPKDVSTEQKALLLSPIIQPFSCMSFWYGSRHSIMGTLNVYILSSTGEKTLLWSTGGQDDVGWTKAQLKLPPHPHPHDLRVVVEGKRSPSSESNTVIDNLFVGKCK